One Peromyscus leucopus breed LL Stock chromosome 14, UCI_PerLeu_2.1, whole genome shotgun sequence genomic window carries:
- the Amn gene encoding protein amnionless, translating to MGRRSKVRTCHRRASVGSGEMGAAGRVLLWLQLCALTRAAYKLWVPNTYFDSASNWSQNRTPCAGDAVQFPADKMVSVLVRDSHAISDMLLPLDGEFVLAPGASFSAAAVGSDPACHSGEEGAPLLFRNPDRFSWLDPHLWSSATQAPGLFSVDAERVPCSYDDVLFPRDGSFRVALGPGPNPVHVRSVSAVGQTFTRDEDLAAFLASRQGRLRFHGPGALRVGSQACTDASGCVCGYAETLPWICASLLQPLGGRCPQATCRDPLLPQGQCCDLCGAIVSLTHDPTFDLEQYRARLLDLFLKQPQYQGVQVAVSKVLREAHTEIQVVLVETGPETGAAGRLGHALLQDAVAQGGVLGILSATLQQSGMPATGGSALYLDGSRAWLAGSVAAVVLLALLGTVLLLLHRSGRLRWRRQEEAGPATAGLPLGFRNPLFDVMVFKQQPQPSVEPLGSDQKVDIVDTNFSYFVNPLFAGEAEAEA from the exons ATGGGCCGGCGGAGCAAAGTCCGCACCTGCCACAGGAGAGCGAGCGTCGGCAGCGGCGAGATGGGCGCTGCGGGCCGGGTCCTGCTGTGGCTGCAGCTGTGCG CACTGACTCGGGCCGCCTACAAACTTTGGGTCCCCAACACCTACTTCGATTCTGCCTCCAACTGGAGCCAGAACCGGACCCCGTGCGCCGGAGATGCGGTCCAGTTCCCGGCGGACAAG ATGGTGTCGGTCCTGGTGCGAGACAGTCACGCCATCTCGGACATG CTCCTGCCGCTGGACGGGGAGTTCGTCCTGGCGCCCGGAGCCTCATTCAGCGCTGCAGCAGTCGGCTCGGACCCGGCCTGTCACTCCGGAGAGGAAG GCGCCCCGTTGCTCTTCCGAAATCCCGACCGCTTCTCCTGGCTTGACCCACACCTGTGGAGCTCCGCGACCCAGGCGCCCGGCCTCTTCTCCGTGGACGCCGAGCGCGTGCCCTGCAGCTACGACGATGTCCTCTTCCCGCGCGACGGGTCTTTCCGCGTAGCGCTCGGCCCGGGCCCCAACCCGGTGCACGTCCGCAGCGTCTCGGCCGTGGGCCAG ACGTTCACGCGCGACGAGGACCTGGCGGCTTTCTTGGCGTCCCGCCAGGGTCGCCTGCGCTTCCACGGGCCGGGCGCGCTGAGAGTGGGCTCCCAGGCCTGCACCGACGCGTCAGGCTGCGTCTGCGGCTACGCCGAG ACGCTGCCGTGGATCTGCGCGTCTCTGCTGCAGCCCCTGGGCGGCCGCTGCCCCCAGGCCACCTGCCGCGACCCGCTGCTGCCCCAAGGCCAGTGCTGCGACCTCTGCG GAGCCATCGTGTCGTTGACCCACGACCCCACATTTGACCTGGAGCAGTATCGAGCACGGTTGCTGGACCTCTTCCTAAAGCAG ccccagtacCAGGGGGTGCAGGTGGCTGTGTCCAAGGTGCTGCGCGAGGCTCACACCGAGATCCAGGTGGTGCTGGTGGAGACCGGGCCCGAGACCGGCGCAGCGGGGCGGCTGGGCCACGCGCTCCTGCAGGACGCGGTGGCACAAG GCGGCGTGCTCGGCATCCTGTCGGCGACCCTGCAGCAGTCGGGCATGCCCGCGACGGGAGGCTCGGCGCTGTACCTGGACGGGTCCCGTGCCTGGCTGGCGGGCAGCGTGGCGGCCGTGGTGCTGCTGGCCCTGCTGGGGAccgtgctgctgctgctgcaccgCAGCGGCAGGCTCAG gtggagaaggcaggaagaggctgGGCCCGCAACCGCTGGGCTGCCGCTGGGTTTCCGCAATCCGCTTTTCGACGTGATGGTCTTCAAGCAGCAG CCACAGCCCTCGGTGGAGCCGCTTGGCTCAGACCAGAAGGTGGACATCGTGGACACCAACTTCAGCTACTTCGTTAACCCACTCTttgccggggaggcagaggcagaggcctgA